The proteins below are encoded in one region of Lagopus muta isolate bLagMut1 unplaced genomic scaffold, bLagMut1 primary scaffold_127, whole genome shotgun sequence:
- the CDIPT gene encoding CDP-diacylglycerol--inositol 3-phosphatidyltransferase has translation MAGGDANVFLFVPNVIGYARVLLAAMSVLLMPSSPLPAALCYGLSAAMDAVDGMAARWLDQGSRLGAMLDMLTDRCSLLCLQLNLALLYPSAAPLLQLSVCLDIASHWLHMHTTTLEGGESHKNVGQGENRLLQLYYGHKALLFTVCAANEGFFCCLYLEFFYGGSGVLGALRWALLPLAALKALLNALQLQAAARRLAAIDIRDRKSR, from the exons aTGGCGGGGGGGGACGCGAATGTCTTCCTGTTCGTCCCCAACGTCATCG GCTACGCGCGGGTGCTGCTGGCCGCCATGTCGGTGCTGCTGATGCCGagctcccccctccccgccgcGCTCTGCTACGGCCTCAGCGCCGCCATGGACGCCGTGGATGGAATGGCGGCACGGTGGCTCGATCAGG GCTCTCGGCTGGGCGCCATGCTGGACATGCTGACGGAtcgctgctccctgctgtgcctgcagctcaaCCTGGCCCTGCTTTACCCCAGCGCCGcccccctgctgcagctcagcgtCTGCCTCGACATCGCCAGCCATTGGCTGCACATGCACAC GACAACGTTGGAGGGGGGCGAGAGCCACAAAAAcgtggggcagggggagaaTCGACTGCTGCAGCTCTACTATGGGCATAAG GCGCTGCTGTTCACCGTGTGCGCGGCCAACGAGGGTTTCTTCTGCTGCCTGTATTTGGAGTTCTTCTATGGGGGGAGCGGGG TGCTGGGCGCCCTgcgctgggctctgctgccatTGGCCGCTCTGAAGGCGCTGCTCAAcgccctgcagctgcaggcgGCCGCCCGGCGCCTGGCCGCCATCGACATCCGGGACAGGAAGAGCCGCTGA
- the LOC125687636 gene encoding keratin-associated protein 10-4-like, protein MAPPADGCRSLPPWRPLLTAAVPCRPPAGDSLSCHHGQKLSHVSPCVPMCPSLSLCVPMHPNVSLCLPIHLSASQRIPMHPCVPMCPSASLCIPMHPCASPCVPMGPSMSPCVPMGPSASVCIPLHPNASLCVPLHPMCPHVSPCVPMGPSVSLCIPIHPSASQCIPVHPCVPMCPHVSPHVPLCPPVSHCTPLTAAVPSLRPPGDSLSCHHGQKFSHVSPCIPVCPHVSPHVPMCPPCIPLCPHVSLCIPVSPCVPMGPSASLCPSASPCVPMCPSASQCVPVCPSVSPCVPMCPHVSLCIPLHPNASQCIPTHPCASLCVPMGPSMSPCVPMGPSMSLCVPMCPHVSPCVPMCPSLSLCVPLCPPVSHFTPTDGCRSLPPTGDSLSCHHGQKFSHVSPCVPMGPSASLCIPMHPSASQCIPVSPHVPMCPYVSHCTPLTAAVPPSRRRLPQLPPRPEVLPCVPMGPSMSPCVPMGPSASLCIPMHPSTSPRIPVCPHVSLCVPLCPHVSPCVPLHPFASQCIPVHPHASLCVPMCPYGSLYVPMCPYGSFCICLHPTASQRISVCPPHVPMCPYVSPCVPMCPYVSHCPPLTAAVPSLRPPGDSLSCHHGQKFSHVSLWVPLCPHVSLCVPLHPCVPLHPHVSLWVPMGPSVSQCIPMHPNASPCVPPCPIAPH, encoded by the coding sequence ATGGCGCCCCCTGCTGACGGCTGCCGTTCCCTGCCTCCATGGCGCCCCCTGCTGACGGCTGCCGTTCCCTGCCGTCCCCCCGCAGGCGACTCCCTGAGCTGCCACCACGGCCAGAAGTTgtcccatgtgtccccatgtgtccccatgtgtccctctTTGTCTCTATGTGTCCCCATGCATCCAAATGTGTCCCTCTGCCTCCCAATTCATCTCTCTGCATCCCAACGCATCCCCATgcatccctgtgtccccatgtgtccctctGCATCCCTCTGCATCCCAATGCATCCCTGtgcatccccatgtgtccctatgggtccctctatgtccccatgtgtccctatgggtccttctgcatctgtctgcatcccactgcatcccaaTGCATCTCTGTGTGTCCCTCTGCAtcccatgtgtccccatgtgtccccatgtgtccctatgggtccctctgtgtccctctgCATCCCAATTCATCCCTCTGCATCCCAAtgcatcccagtgcatccctgtgtccccatgtgtccccacgTATCCCCACATGTCCCCTTGTGTCCCCCCGTGTCCCATTGCACCCCACTGACGGCTGCCGTTCCCTCCCTCCGTCCCCCAGGCGACTCGCTGAGCTGCCACCACGGCCAGAAGTTCtcccatgtgtccccatgcatccctgtgtgtccccatgtgtccccacatgtccccatgtgtcccccaTGCATCCCTCtatgtccccatgtgtccctctgcatccctgtgtccccatgtgtccctatgggtccctctGCATCCCTGTGTCCCTCtgcgtccccatgtgtccccatgtgtccctctGCATCCCAATGCGTCCCTGTgtgtccctctgtgtccccgtgtgtccctatgtgtccccatgtgtccctctGCATCCCTTTGCATCCCAAtgcatcccagtgcatcccCACGCATCCCTGTGcgtccctatgtgtccctatgggtccctctatgtccccatgtgtccctatgggtccctctatgtccctatgtgtccctatgtgtccccatgtgtccccatgtgtccctatgtgtccctctTTGTCTCTATGTGTCCCCTTGTGTCCCCCCGTGTCCCATTTTACCCCCACTGACGGCTGCCGTTCCCTCCCTCCCACAGGCGACTCCCTGAGCTGCCACCATGGCCAGAAGTTCtcccatgtgtccccatgtgtccctatgggtccctctGCGTCCCTCTGCATCCCAAtgcatcccagtgcatcccagtgcatccctgtgtccccacatgtccccatgtgtccctatgtgtcccaTTGCACCCCACTGACGGCTGCCGTTCCCCCCTCCCGCAGGCGACTCCCTCAGCTACCACCACGGCCAGAAGTtctcccatgtgtccctatgggtccctctatgtccccatgtgtccctatgggtccctctGCATCCCTTTGCATCCCAATGCATCCCAGTACATCCCCACGCatccctgtgtgtccccatgtgtccctatgtgtccctctatgtccccatgtgtccccatgtgtccctctGCATCCCTTTGCATCCCAATGCATCCCAGTACATCCCCACGCatccctgtgtgtccccatgtgtccctatgggtccctctatgtccccatgtgtccctatgggtccttctgcatctgtctgcatcccactgcatcccaaCGCATCTCTGTGTGTCCCCCAcatgtccccatgtgtccctatgtgtccccatgtgtccccatgtgtccctatgtgtcccaTTGCCCCCCACTGACGGCTGCCGTTCCCTCCCTCCGTCCCCCAGGCGACTCCCTGAGCTGCCACCACGGCCAGAAGTtctcccatgtgtccctatgggtccctctatgtccccatgtgtccctatgtgtccctctGCATCCCTGTGTCCCTctgcatccccatgtgtccctatgggtccctatgggtccctctGTGTCTCAATGCATCCCAATGCATCCCAatgcatccccatgtgtccccccGTGTCCCATTGCCCCCCACTGA